Part of the Sulfurimonas denitrificans DSM 1251 genome is shown below.
CAACAAAGATGTGATTTGGCACGAGATAGATGAGAATGACCCTAAGGTTTATGATGTGATTCGCGGTGGAAATACGGTTGGAATGTTTCAGATAGAGAGCTCTGGTATGCAGGATTTAAATAAGCAGCTAAAACCAGATAGTTTTGAGGATTTAATTGCGGTTTTAGCACTTTACAGACCTGGACCGATGGAGTCTGGAATGCTTAAAAGTTTTATAGAAAGAAAGCACGGCAGAGAGAAGATAGAATATACTTTTGATAGTATGGAGCCTATTCTTAAAAATACTTACGGAGTCATCGTTTATCAAGAACAGGTAATGCAGATAGTTCAAACTGTGGGCGGATTTTCTCTTGGTTACTCAGATATTATTCGTCGTTCCATGGGTAAGAAAAAAGATATGTCTGTTTATAACGACGAATTTGCAAAGGGAGCGCAGAGTCAAGGACTTGACTACGCTGAGGCTTCAAAACTCTTTGATATAATCGAAAAGTTTGCTGGGTACGGTTTTAACAAATCTCACTCTGCTGCTTATGCGATGATTACATTTCAGACTGCATGGCTAAAGACATACTATCCAAACGAGTTTATGGCGGCACTTCTTACATCAGACAAAGATAACACCGATAAGGTTGTGCGCTATATTGATGAAACAAAAAGAATGGGTATTGAGCTATCGCCTCCAGACATTTGTGACTCACAACTTGAGTTTTCTGCAATTACAAAAGATAATAGAGAGATAGTTCTCTTTGGTTTAGGTGCTATAAAAGGTGTTGGTGAGGCAGCAGTTTTATCCATTCTCGAGACAAGAGCAGATGGCGGAGAGTTTAAATCACTAGAAGATTTTGTAAATAGAATTGAGCCATCAAAGGTAAATAAAAGAGTAGTTGAGTCCATAATTAAAGCTGGTGGTTTTGATAGATTTGGATTCTCAAGAAAAGCTCTGCTAGATCAGATAGAAAAGATAGTTGACACTGCAAAAGATGCCTCTATGGCTAAAAAAAATGCAGTTGGAAGTCTTTTTGGAGATGATAGTGAGATAACAAGCGTTGAGCTAAAACTGAGTAATTCGCCAGAGTATGAGCTAAAAGAGATTTTAGAGTTTGAAAAAGAGACTATCGGTTTTTATATTTCAGGTCATCCGCTAGATGAGTTTAGAGATAAATTAGATGAGTTGGATTATACGCTCTCCTCAGAACTTGAGAGCGTAAAAGATGGTACCTATGCTATTTTTATAGGCAAAATTGAAGAGATAGTTAAAAAAACATCTAAAAAAGGGTCTCAATTTGGCATAGTAAATCTTATGGATTTTCATGGAAATATTGAGCTTATGCTGTTTTCAGACAAAGTTGATGAACTCCAATCAATGAACTTAAACGAGCCAATAGCCTTTAAGGTAAAGGTAACTCACACAGATATGTTTACAAGAACAAGTGTGAGCAAAATTATGACTCTTAAAGAGGCAAAAAAAGAGACACAAAAGACAAAAAAAGAGGTACGAGAAGCGCCGCTTGAACCGCAAGAGCCGATAAACCTTGCAATAAGATTAGATACAAACATGAGAGTTTTAGAAGATTTGTACCAACTAATTAGACAAAATTCAGGAAACAGAGAACTAAAAATCACGATAATATCAAAACTCCAAAACATAGTTATAGAATCAGCAATAAGAGTTGATTCAAAAATTATCACTCTCTTAGAGGGCAATGAGAGTGTTGATATTTTAGTTTCATAGAGGATAGATATGAGAGAGAAAATTAAAAGAAAAGCAAAAGAGATGGCTTCAAATCCAAACACAAAAAAGGCACTTCTTTCAATGAAGCCAGAGAAGAATTTTTGGGGAATTAGCGGTGTGGTTATATTTCTTATACTTCCAGAAATTATTGCCTATATCTGGGGAGCGGATATTACTTTATATGCAAATAGAGAGCTTTTAGTAGCAGAAAGTTTTTTAGATAAACAGTACTTTGAGATGCTAATAATGCTCTTTGAAGATGGGATGAGTTATATAAATCTTCTCATTGGCATAGTGCTTTTTATTTGGCTTTTTTTCTAATGAAATCACGAGATTTGGAGCATCTTTTTTATGAGTGGGATGGTGATGTTTTGGTTTTAAATATACTGGGAACCCCATCAGCAAAGAGAGATGTTATAGGCAAAGTAAGAGCAAACCAGCTAAAAGTAAGTGTTAGGGCGCAACCTGAGGGCGGAAAAGCAACGGACTATATGGTAGGCTTTTTAGCAAAAGAGTTTGGAGTTAGTGTCTCAAGCATAGAGGTAGTTTATGGACGAGAGAGTATCCACAAACAACTCCGCATAAAAGCACCAAAAAAGCTTCCAAATAGTATAGAATTTGAGTGAAAAAAAGAGATAGGAGATATTTATATGAATAGAGAAGATTTTAATGAAGGTTTACTAGGCTTTTTGGACGCTTCGCCGACTCCTTTTCATGCAACGCAAAATATGGCTGGGATGTTTGAAAATGCTGGATTTACAAGGCTTCATGAGGTTCAAAAGTGGAACTTAAAGCAAGGCGAGAAGTACTATGTTACTCGTAATGACTCCTCTATCATCGCTTTTACATATCCAAAAAGTAAAAACTATGTGATGATTGGAGCGCATACCGATTCGCCAAATCTGAAGCTAAAGCCAAATCCTGTTATAAAAGAGCATGGAGTTGTAAAGTTTGGGGTTGAGCCTTATGGCGGGGTTTTGTTAAATACTTGGTTTGATAGAGACCTCTCTTTGGCTGGGCGTATCTCTTATCTGGATTCACAAAACATGATAAAAGATTCTCTTGTAGATGCTAAAAAATCTATTGCAATTATCCCCTCTCTTGCGATTCATCTTGATCGTGAAGTAAATGAGAAGAAGAGCGTTAATGCACAAACTGATATCTGCCCGATACTCTCAACTAACAAAGAGTTTAATTTTGAGAATTTTTTAAAATGGCTTTTAGTGAGTGGCGGAGCAGAGGATATAAAAGAGATATACGCAAATGAGCTTAGTTTTTATGATACTCAAAATGCCTCTTACATTGGGCTTGAGAGTGAGTTTATAGCCAGTGCAAGGCTGGATAATCTTCTTAGCTGTTATGTTGGGATGCTGTCTATTTGCAGTGTTGATGCTCTCTCTCCTATGCTTTTTATCGCAAGTGATCATGAAGAGGTTGGAAGCGAGTCGGCGAGTGGGGCAGGTGGGAGCTTTTTAGAGAGTACTCTAAAGAGGATGTTTAGCGATTTTGAAGAGTATACGCAGATGATTCGTTCCTCAATACTTATAAGTGCGGACAACGCTCATGCAGTGCATCCAAACTTTGCGAGTAAACATGATGCAAACCATGCACCGCTTATAAATGGTGGTGTTGTTATAAAGGTAAATGCAAATCAGCGTTACGCTTCAAGCTCTAAAACGATTTCAAGGTTTATGAATGTTGCCTCATCTTTAGGTGAACCTATACAAAACTTCGTAACTAGAAGCGATATGGGATGTGGCTCTACCATCGGACCAATAACCGCTTCAAGGATTGGAATTGACACCATAGATATTGGGCTTCCAACTTACGCTATGCACTCAATTCGTGAGCTTTGCGGAAGTTATGATGCTTATAGTCTTTATAAAATTATCTTAGGATTTAGTGAGTAATGTCTGCGATTTCTTCAGAAGAGTTAAATCTTTTAATAGAGCAGACATACAAGGTTGAAAAAGAGTTTAGTGAGTTAAGGGCCTCTTACATGCATCTTCAAGATACTGTTGAAGAGGTTGTAGAATTTCTGCCAAATGCGATTTGGATTTTGGATAAAAACGGAGATATATTCTTACAAAACTCTCAAGCAAAATCACTTGGTAAACTTTTTTTGCTCTTAGAGTCTAAAAAAAATGATTATGAGGTCACTTTTAACACAAAATCTTATCTGGTTAAAAGCTCTTCTTACAAAGAGAAGATAATGCTAAGTGCCACTGATATAACAGAGCAAAAAAGAAAAGAGAACTTAGCTATTATGGGGCAGATGGCAGCGCATCTCTCTCATGAGATACGCAATCCAATAGGCTCTATTTCACTTCTTAGTTCAACTCTAAAAAAAAGAGTAATGCCAGAGAATATCGCTATTGTAGAAGAGATACAAAAATCGGTTTCTAGAATTGAGCGTATTATAAAAGCTACTCTTATGTTCTCTAAAGGTGTACATGCAAATAAAGCATCTTTCATGTGGGGCGAGCTTCAAGATGCACTTAACATGTCGGTGGGATATTATGGTTATACAAAAGAGATAACATTTATATTTCCAGAGAAAAATTTTGAGATAAATGCAGATAAGGATCTTCTTGAGATGCTCTTTTCTAACTTTTTAACAAATGCCATAGATGCTATAGAACTCGATGATAACGAGAGTGGAGAGGTTGAGATGGTTTATGATAGAGATGAAAAATTTCATAAGTTTCGCATCTATGACAGCGGTATCATGATAGAGAATACAAAAGAGCTTTTTGAGGCATTTAAAAGTACAAAAGTAAAAGGAAATGGCTTAGGTTTAGTACTCTCACGCCAGATAGCATCTGCACATGGAGGAAGTGTGGAATTTCTTCTTGGAGATAGAAAAGGCTTTGAGATAAAACTTGCTATATGACAAGTTTTTAAGCGTTTAAGAGTGATAAAATAAGTTTTTAAAAAAGGAGAATAAAAT
Proteins encoded:
- a CDS encoding DUF167 domain-containing protein; its protein translation is MKSRDLEHLFYEWDGDVLVLNILGTPSAKRDVIGKVRANQLKVSVRAQPEGGKATDYMVGFLAKEFGVSVSSIEVVYGRESIHKQLRIKAPKKLPNSIEFE
- a CDS encoding M18 family aminopeptidase yields the protein MNREDFNEGLLGFLDASPTPFHATQNMAGMFENAGFTRLHEVQKWNLKQGEKYYVTRNDSSIIAFTYPKSKNYVMIGAHTDSPNLKLKPNPVIKEHGVVKFGVEPYGGVLLNTWFDRDLSLAGRISYLDSQNMIKDSLVDAKKSIAIIPSLAIHLDREVNEKKSVNAQTDICPILSTNKEFNFENFLKWLLVSGGAEDIKEIYANELSFYDTQNASYIGLESEFIASARLDNLLSCYVGMLSICSVDALSPMLFIASDHEEVGSESASGAGGSFLESTLKRMFSDFEEYTQMIRSSILISADNAHAVHPNFASKHDANHAPLINGGVVIKVNANQRYASSSKTISRFMNVASSLGEPIQNFVTRSDMGCGSTIGPITASRIGIDTIDIGLPTYAMHSIRELCGSYDAYSLYKIILGFSE
- a CDS encoding sensor histidine kinase — its product is MSAISSEELNLLIEQTYKVEKEFSELRASYMHLQDTVEEVVEFLPNAIWILDKNGDIFLQNSQAKSLGKLFLLLESKKNDYEVTFNTKSYLVKSSSYKEKIMLSATDITEQKRKENLAIMGQMAAHLSHEIRNPIGSISLLSSTLKKRVMPENIAIVEEIQKSVSRIERIIKATLMFSKGVHANKASFMWGELQDALNMSVGYYGYTKEITFIFPEKNFEINADKDLLEMLFSNFLTNAIDAIELDDNESGEVEMVYDRDEKFHKFRIYDSGIMIENTKELFEAFKSTKVKGNGLGLVLSRQIASAHGGSVEFLLGDRKGFEIKLAI